Below is a window of Pelagicoccus albus DNA.
CCTGCAGAGAAAGTATCCTCCACCTCCGGAACCTCCACGAAAGTGATGTCACCCAAGCTATTTTGGGCGAACTCAGTAATCCCAATGATGGCTTCGTCTCCGTCGAGAAGCTTTAGCCATTCATGGTCTTTGGTGTACTTAAGGTCGGAAGGAATGCTCATTTCGGAAACGTTAGGTTGCTCTGGCGGTGTATTGTAAAGATTGAGTGGAATATTCCGTTAGCGGACTGGTCTCACAAGTTCGAAATCCGGAAAAGTGAATATCTGTGCCCTTTGTTTGCCACCCCGCAGCAAGCTGTCGACTCCGTCGATCGCGGAGAGACCGCGACGGGGCATCACGGCAAACAAACGCTTCGCGCTTCGGGGCTTGATGAATCGCAAGAATTACCAACGAAGCAAGCTTCGAGGAATGTACCCGGTTGCGATTCAAGCTTGCGGATTTAGCGGCAAAAATGGCGGCTTGGTCCGCTCGATCGGAAAACTCTTCCCTCGTAAATCGACTGCCAGCGAATCGGATTTCGCCACAGATGCATCCACCAATGCCGATCCGATCGCTTCATTGAGAATCGGCGAAAAAGTGCCGGAGACGACCGTCCCGACCTTAGCGCCGTCCAAGACGATGTCCGTGCCCGGACGAGCAATACGCCTCCCACCTGTTTTGAAGAAAACCACCTTCTTGGCCGGACCATCCGACCGTTTCGTTTTGATGGCTTCTTTTCCGATGAAGTCGCCAGCCTTCTTGAGACTCACCGTCCACATCAAGTTGGCCTCGACCGGTCCAATTTCGTCATCGATCTCATGCCCGTAGAGCGAGTAGCCAGCTTCCAGCCTCAAACTGTCGCGAGCGCCAAGCCCGGCGAGGACGAGCCCCTGCGGCTTCCCCTTCTCAAGCAGGGCTTCCGCCAAAGCGGCCGTGTCAGAAGTCGACACAAATAGCTCGACGCCAACCTCTCCGGTGTAGCCTGTTCTGCTGATGAGACAGTCGAAACCGGCTACTTTACCCTCTACAAAGCGGTAGTAGCCCAAGGAGCTCAAATCGACCGACGCGAGTTCGGACAAGATGGAAAAAGCTTTTGGCCCCTGCAATGCGATCAAGCCGTATTCCGAGGAAACATTAGTCACGGCAACATCGAATTTGGCCGCCTCAGATTGCAGCCAGGCAACGTCTTTTGCCACATTCGCCGCATTGAGACAGAGAAGATAACGATTCAACCCTTTTCGGTAAACGAGGAGGTCATCCACCACTCCACCGCTCGGATAACACATCAGGCTGTAGAGAGCCTTGCCGTCATCCATGGTAGAAACGTCGTTGGTCAGAACGTAATTCAAAAACGCTTCCGCCTCTGGACCTTCCACTGTCGCCTCTCCCATATGGGAAACATCAAAAAGCCCTGCCGCTGCTCGGGTAGATTTGTGCTCTTCGACGATGCTCTCGTACTGCACCGGCATTTCCCAGCCGGCGAAATCCACCATGCGGCCGCCGTGAGCGACATTAAAATCGTAAAGGGGTGTCCGCTGCGTTTCTGACATGTTCGACATCTAGATTTCGCTGGAATTCCAAGGCAAGGACGAAGCGGCGAAACAATTCATCTGACGTTCCTCAGCGACACTTGTTAGTGGCCCATGCCCTGGGGCCAAAACGGTAGTCTCGTCCAATGACAGGATCCGTTCTAAAGACCTAATCGCATCTTCATAGGAGGTATTTGCTCCACCCATAGATCCTGCGAAAAGCGCGTCCCCCACAATAGCCAACGGTTGCTCTAATCCTTCCACTCGGAAAGACATTCCGCCCACTGTGTGACCAGGGGTGTCGAAGGCCGTAACCTTTATGGAGTCACAATTGTAGCTAAACCCTTCGTCCATGGCTTCAGTTTTGAACGGAATATCTTGGTCTTTCCGACCCATGAAAACACGAGCTTCCGGCCAGCGCTTTTTTAGATCGGGAGCGCCTTCGTAGTGGTCCCAGTGGGCATGGGTCAAAATCAGGGCGTCCAGGCTCAATCCTTTGCTCTCCATGAACTCGATCATGGGAAGCGATACTGAGCCCGTGTCGAAAGCGATAGCCCGTTTGGTCTCCGAGTCCCAAACGAGGAAAGAATTCACTAGCCACTGGTGAAACGGGCTAGTCACGAGGGCAAAACCCTTAATCTGCCCCTGTTCCCGAGGCCGCCAACTTCCCTTTCCGATCTCTACCAGAGCCGGAACATTAAGATGCAGAGCCTTCCCCAAGGTTTTGATCACTGCCTCGTCGAACACGCCACGCCTCGCGGCCCGGATCTCGTTTTCGTCCACTCCGCACTGCTCCGCCAGAGCTGCTGTGCTAATCCCTTGGCCCTTCTGGGCTTTGCTCAATATGTCGCTAAACTCGTCTTCTACGGGAAGAATCATGAGCTTGCGTTACTGTTGGGTTAATCTTCTTGCAAGCACTGTTGAGCACGCATCTCCTGTGCCGATCCCTCCAGATGTTCGATATCGAATTCAAAAAACTCTCCGGCGACGAGCTGGAGAAAGTCTATCACATCGACCGCTCAGAAAACGTCGAAAAGATGTACCGTCGCTCGGGAGACGAGCTCGAAGCATACGACGACCAAGTCGAAGTTTCAGCCGATCCTTCCTTCTGGGAAACCTTGCTCGGCTGGTGGCGCGATGAGCTAGCGGAGGGAGCGGAGGCCTTCGGAGCTTTCGATGGAGACACATTGACCGGCATCGCCATTATCAAACACCAAGTTCGCGAGGACACGGACCAGATCATCGCTATGTATGTGAGCGCCGAATACCGCCTAAGCGGCATCGCACGCTCCCTCTACTTCGAACTTGAAGATTCGGCAAAGGCCTCTGGGGCTAAAAAACTGATCGTTTCCACCACGCCCACCGGGTCGGCGGTCGGCTTCTACCAAAGCCAAGGTTTCCAGTTCGACGCTGGCTCAAGCTGCTCGCTTGACCAAAACGAAGAGCACGAGATCCCGATGGTAAAACGTTTGAAAAACTAGGGGCCCTCCCGCCATCCACTCCCCAATTCGGAGAAAAATCTCCGAATTCTCGCTTGAACTCGCCAAATCCACCCGTTCCTATCTGCCGCGATGGCAGAATCGAACTACACCGAGTCGAGCATCAAATCCCTAAGTCCCCGTGAACACATTCGCCTCAGACCGGGCATGTACATCGGAAAACTGGGAGACGGCTCTTCTCCAGACGACGGCATTTACGTACTCATAAAAGAGATCATCGACAACTCGATCGATGAACATACATCCGGCCACGGCAAGCGTATCGACGTGACCATACAGGGAGACACCGTCACTGTTCGAGACTACGGACGAGGCATACCGCTCGGAAAAGTCGTCGCCTGCGTGTCCGAGATCAACACCGGAGCAAAGTACGACTCGGAGACCTTCCAGAAGTCAGTTGGCCTAAATGGAGTTGGCACCAAAGCGGTCAATTTCCTATCCGAGTCCTTCATCGCAGCCGCATTCCGCGAAGGAAAGACCAAGCGGGCTACCTTTGAAACTGGTGAGCTCACAAAGGAAAGCCGTCAGGTAAAGACCGAGGAAAACAACGGCACCTACGTCGAATTCGTCCCGGATCGAACCATTTTCAAAAACTACAAGTTTCGCCTCGAGTACGTGGAGGCGATGCTTTGGAACTACGCATACCTTAACACGGGCCTTGTCCTCAGCCTAAACGGAGAAACCTACAAATCCGAAAACGGACTCAAGGACCTACTCGAGGACAATCTATCAGGCGACATCCTCTACCCTATCATCCACCTCAAGGGTGATGACATCGAGGTGGCCCTTACGCACGGCACACATTACGGCGAGGACTACTTCTCATTCGTAAACGGCCAGCACACCACCATGGGAGGGACGCACTTGGCCGCGTTTCGCGAAGCAGTCGTCAAAACTGTGCGGGAGTTCTTCAACAAGAATTACGACCCTGCGGATATCCGAACCTCAATCGTATCCGCGATCTCCATACGGATCCAGGAGCCAGTCTTCGAATCCCAAACCAAGACCAAACTCGGATCCCAAAACGTATCTCCCAAGGGCCAGTCCATTCGAAATTTCGTCAATACCTTCATCAAGAAGGAGCTCGACGACCACCTGCACAAATATCCGGAAACCGCCAAGGCGATCCAGCAAAAGATCGTAGCCTCCGAAAAGGAGCGGAAGGAACTTTCTGGCATTCGCAAGCTAGCTCGGGAAAAGGCGAAAAAGGTCAATCTTCACAACAAAAAGCTCCGCGACTGCCGCGCCCACTTCAACACCAAGCACAAGCAAGGGGACGATGCGACACTCTTCATAGTGGAAGGTGATTCCGCGGGCGGCTCGATCACCAAGACGCGAGACGTTAACACACAAGCCGTCTTTTCCCTAAAAGGTAAGCCCCTAAACGCATTTGGTCTGAGCAAGAAAATCGTCTATCAAAACGATGAGTTCAATTGCCTTCAGTCCGCTTTGGATATCGAGGACGGACTAGATACGCTTCGCTACAACAAGGTCGTCATCGCGACCGATGCGGATGTCGACGGTATGCACATTCGCATGCTGCTACTGACCTTCTTCCTGCAGTTTTTTCCGGATCTCGTCAGATCAGGACACCTCTACATTCTGCAAACACCGCTCTTTCGTGTCCGGAACAAGAAGAACACTGTCTATTGCTACAATGAGGCAGAGAAGGATCAGGCTCTCAAGAACCTGGGAAAGACCGCCGAGATCACTCGCTTCAAGGGCCTTGGCGAAGCGTCGCCAGACGAATTTGCGACTTTCATCGGCAAGGACATGAAGCTCGATCCTGTCACCATGGCACACCTACACAACATCGACGAACTGTTGAGCTTCTACATGGGCAAGAACACGCCGAAGCGGCAAGAGTTCATCATCGACAACCTCCACATCGAAAAAGACCTCGTTGAAGAAGCGGCCAGCTAATCTCAGGTAGGAGCGGCCTCCGTCGCGAACCAAGCACTCAAGACCTACCACTATTTTCCCACAGAATGTCAGACGACTCCCAAGACCAACTAGATTTCGACGAAGAACCAGAGGAAAACTCCACCGAACTCGTATCAGCAGAAGCGGAAGAAAAGGCGGGAAACGCCAAGGCCCCTTTGGCCACTTCCTACCAGAATTGGTTTCTCGAATACGCTTCCTACGTCATTCTAGATCGTGCGGTTCCGGCCCTGCTCGACGGGCTAAAGCCTGTCCAGCGACGCATCATGCACTCTTTGCGGGAGCTTGACGACGGACGTTACAACAAGGTCGCAAACGTCGTAGGTCACTCCATGCGCTACCACCCGCACGGAGATGCATCCATCTACTCCGCTATGGTCGGGATGGGACAAAGAAATCTCCTCATCGACACCCAAGGAAACTGGGGAAATACGCTCACTGGAGACGGCGCGGCCGCAGCCCGTTACATCGAAGCCCGCCTTTCGCCATTCGCCCGCGAAGTTGTCTTCAACCCAAAGACGACCAAATGGCAGCAATCCTACGACGGCCGCAACAAGGAGCCGATCAATCTCCCGGTCAAATTCCCGCTCCTTCTCGCAGAGGGCTGCGAGGGCATCGCCGTCGGACTGGCCTGCAAGATTCTACCTCACAATTTCAATGAGATTATCGATGCCGCTGTCTACTATCTAAACGGCGACGATTTCGAACTGTATCCAGACTTTGAAACAGGCGGCATAGCCGATTTTTCAAACTACAACGATGGACTGCGTGGAGGCCGCGTCCTAGTAAGAGCCGTTTTCGAAAAGCTTAGCAAATACCAGATCGCCATTCGGGAAATCCCCTTCGGCTGCACCACTGGTTCCCTTATCGATTCGATTCTCTCTGCCAACTCTAAGGGCAAGATCAAGATAAAGAAGATCGAGGATAACACCTCCGACAAGGCCGAGATCATCATCACCTTGCCACCAGGGTCGGAGATCGACGCCACCATCGACGCCCTCTACCTCTTCACTGATTGCCAAGTTTCCGTAGCTCCAAACGCTTGTATTATCCAAGATGATACACCGCACTTTATCGGAGTTAGCGAAATTCTACGACGCAGTGCTGACAGCGTTAAAGCCCTTCTCAAACGAGAGCTTGAAATCAAGTTGGCGGAGCTCGAAGAGAAATGGCATTTCGATTCGCTAGAACGAATCTTCATCGAGGAACGTATCTACAGACGCATCGAAGAGTGCGAAACTTGGGACGCGGTCATATCGGAAATCCACGCCGGTTTGGACCCATTCAAGCCACAGCTGAAGCGAGAAGTTACAGACGAGGACGTTACACGGCTTACCGAAATCCGCATCAAGCGCATCTCCAAGTTCAATTCCTTCAAAGCAGATGAGGAGATTAAAAAGACCGAGAAGGAGATGCGGGCCACCAAGCGGAACCTCAAGTCCCTCACGAAATTTGCCACCGCCTACTTCGAGTCTCTCAAGGAAAAATACGGAAAAGGTCGCGAGAGACGCACTCGTATCGATAGTTTCGAGACAATTAAAGCCGCTGAAGTGGCCCTTCCGACGCAAAAGCTCTACGTCAATCGAGAAGACGGATTTATGGGCTTCTCCCTCAAAAAGGACGAACTCCTTTGCGAGGCATCTCAGTTCGATGAGCTAATCGCCTTCTGTTCAGACGGAACTTTCCGCGTATCCAGAGCAGCAGACAAAGTTTTTATGGGCAAAGACATTATCCACATCGACCTTTGGAAAAAGGGCGATGAGGAAACGATTTACGACATGGTCTACCGCGACGGAGCCCGTGGAGCGTCTTACGTCAAGCGGTTCATCGTAAACGCCGTAACCCGCGACAAAGTTTATGATCTTACTCGCGGAGCCAAGGGGTCGAAGGTTCACTACTTGAAAGCGAATCCAGATGGTAAAACGCGACCGATTAAGGTCCGACTCACCCCATCTTGCAGCGCTCGAGTCAAAGAGTTTGATTTCGATCTCGGCGAGCTCACCGTGAAAGGACGGGGCAGCAAAGGAAATGTCCTGACCAAATATGCGATCAAAACAGCTCGGCCATTCTTCAATACCGAACTTTGATTTTCAGCTAGCGGGACGGATTTTTTTAAAGTCCGCCTCCTACTCGCCCATCGCTTTAAGCAATTGCTTCAGCTTGTCGGAAGTCGCCGCCAAAGCGGATGCGTATTGCTCACGGCTGACATTCGCTCCTTCTAGAGCTGCTGGTTGATCCTGCCAATAGCAGCTTTCTCCCGGCAAGGCTTTGCCAATCTTTTCCGCAATGCCGCCAGCCAAATTGAGATAATGCGCGTAACGGTTTTCTTCGGGAGCTCGTTCCGGCAAGTAGTGGTAACGAATCCCCGAACTCAGCAATTCGGGAAATCCCCATGATTCCATGATTTTCTCCACGATCTGGGAATTCGTTGAACCAAAGACTTCTTCTTCCCACTCCAAAAGCGGCTCTTCGGACTCGGGATCATACATGGGAGGCTCGCTGTGGCCCTTTGCGCAATTGTCGATAACGAGCTTGCCGAGAGACTTGAGTAATCCCGCCGTGTAGGCGTCAGAGCGATTTTCACCTGACACGCCAGCCAATTGCTCCATTGCGATACCAGTCGCTAAAGCATTGTGCCAAATCGCATCTCCCGAAACTCGATAAGCCAGGTTCCAATACTTGAATACACCCGCAACCGAGGCGACGCCTACAATCCGGTGTAGCTCTTGGAAACCAATTCGATTGATCCCCACCTCCAGCGAGTCGATGGGTTCTCCCGTGTTAAAGAAAGGCGTATTGCAAAGCCGAAAGACTCTGGCGACTAGCGAGGGATCCTTTTCCACCAAGCGAATCACGTCTATCATCTCCGTATCCTTGTCCTTCAGCATCCGCCCTAGTTTAACGAAAATCTCGGGCGAAGCGGGTATTTTGAGGATCGCAGCTTTCATTTCTAGCGGCGAGATATGGTAAATGTTGTCGATCATGCGGATACGTGACTTTGCGGTTCGACTTTTAATCGACTGGAAAAGGCCGTGTATAAGCCTATCCGGTCTAGATTTCTCTAGATTGTCAGAACCGCGCATATTCAGCTAGCTTCCCTGATCTCTTGTTACGGCTTTTTCGCGAAACTGCCCCGGGGTCCCAGGGTGAATCCTAATTCGTAAATAGAGCGTAAGGATTGTTTGGGAGTCCGGATACAGAGCCAACTTCACGCTTCTTTCACCGTTCGATCGCTTAACCAGCTCACGTTGCTGGACGATACATTGGGAAACAATCGGAATCCCGATTCATAAAGCAACCAAGGACAAGAGGAATAAACCATGACACTTTGCATCGACACTCAATTAACGCTGAGAGACCTGGAAACTTACATCAAGGTCCAGTTGGATGACTCTCGCTACGCTCACATCAGCATGGATCCAGTGCTAGACATCATCTTGCACGCCAAGAATCGATTGCTCAGGGGCGACTACATGCCTCGAGTCGTTTCCGAATCGATGGTAAGCCTGGACGAGTACCTCATGCTTTGCGCGGACTGTGAACCGTGCGCTCTCTGAGTATAGAAGACTGACACTTCTTCAGGTTGCTTCCAGCTCCGTAACGCCAATCGCCCTAAACCGGCTTGGCTGCGGGGCTTTTTTATTGCTTACCAATTGAGTTCGTCCTGATGGGACTTGAGCCAATTTTCGTGCGTCCGATAGTCGGGACAGGCTTTTTCGACCAGAGCCCAGAACGCCGGCGAATGATCAAAGCGTCGCATATGCATCAACTCGTGAATGATCACGTAGTCGCGAGTTGCCTCCGCCGTTAAAGCAAGACGCCAATTCAATGAAATGGTGCCACTGGTCGAGCAAGACCCCCAACGCGTCTTCTGGTCCCTCACCACTACTTTCTTCACCTTTTCTCCGAATTGGGCGGCAAGGCGATGAACCGCATGGGGAAACTCGGCTTGAGCGATTTGTCGGATGCGTTCCTTGAGTGGTCGGGCCAAATTCATATTCTCGTCCGCTATAAACAAGCGTTCGCTACCAAATCTCAGAACAGGTCGCCCAAAATCTTTTTCGATCTTCAGCTCTACCTTTTCACCCCGAAACCAAATGAAGTCGCCCGCTCCCAAGCAAGTCACGCTCTCGCCTGCGGCAAGCGACCTCAAGGCCTTTTCCCTCTCCTCCTCCAGCCAGGCTCGATGCTTGTTCGCAAAAGCCAAAGCATCCCGCTGCGTTCCAGCTCGCGGCACTGTCAGCAGAATATGCCCCTCTTTGTCCACTTTTGCCAAATATCTCTTGGCTCTAGGATGGGACTTAAAAACGACATCCGCCCTCCGCAAAGGAGCCAAAGGCTGAAATGAATCGCTTATGCTTTGATCGGACATAGTTCTTGAGCGTGCTTCGGATTTGAAGCTACTTTCCGGATTCAAATCATATGCAGCTGATAATCAAATGAAGACCGAGCTAAAGTCCGCCCTCGTCTGCTCTCTTGCAGTATTGTTTCTACTCGCCGCTTGCACCAATAAGGAAGAGCCGAACGGACCGGAAGCGCTCGAGCTTCTCAACTCCCAAATCGAGCAGATCGAAGGACTCTACCCAGCATCACAATCCACACCAAGTGGCTTGCATTACGTTGTGCAGGAAGAAGGCACGGGAGAATTTCCCCAAAGCGGGCAAGTGGTAACCGCTCACTATCACGGAACCTTTATTGACGGTTCGGTCTTCGACAGCTCGATTGATCGAGGTCATCCCATATCTTTTCCCGTCGGAGTTGGTCGCGTTATCAAAGGCTGGGATGAGGCATTTTTAGGTATGAAGAAAGGGGAAAAGCGAACCTTGATAATCCCGTCCGCCTTAGCCTACGGACCTCGAGGTAGCCCGCCCGCCATCCCAAGAAACGCGATTCTGGTATTTGAGGTCGAATTGGTCGACTTCAAGTAGACGTAGTCCCGGATCGACTCATACAAAAAAGTCCGTCTCGGCTAGCGAAACGGACTTCTGAAAAACTTGTTGCGGAACTAGTGGCTGCAACCGCAACCGCCCTTACCATGCTCGTGGTCGTGACCGCCGCCTCCGCAGCAACCACCCTCGCTATCCTCATGCTCATGATGGTGTTCGCCTCCACCGCAGCAGCCGCCTTCGCTTTCGCCGTGGCCACCGCAGCATCCACCAGAACTGTGAGCGTGCCCGTGAGCCAACTCTTCTTCAGTCGCATCACGTTTCGCCAATAAATCGACCGAGAAAACGAGGTCCTCGCCGGCTAGAGGGTGATTAGCATCCAAAGTGACTTGATCTCCCTCGACCTTGATGACGCGTACGATTGGGGCGTGACGATCTTGTCCCGCCTGAAAGTAGTCGCCTACTTTGACTTCGTCTACCGGAAGCTGAGAGATCGAAACGGTATCGATCTGAGATTCGTCGCGAAATCCGTAACCCTTCTCTGGGCGGACAATCACTTCATCGCTCTTGCCAATCTCCATGCTTACCAGGCTTTCCTCGAGGCCCTCGATAATCTGACCCGCTCCCGATAGGAACTCGAGCGGACGTCCTTCTGGGGACTGATCCAAGACTTCTCCCGCCTTGTTCCGCAGTGTGTAGCTGAAACTAATGACTTGCTGTGTCGACATGGCCCCCACGCAAAACCTAGCGTCAAAGCTTGGCAAACCCTAAAAAAAGTCGATTCGGTCCCAAATCGCGTGCTTAAGCCCCTTTTTATGGAGTGTTTCCGTCTTCGTACTACTCTTCGTCCTCCCACTCCTGACAACGGTCGATCGCCTTCTTCCATTTGCCCAAGCGCAATCGGCGATCTGTCTCCGACATCGCGGGTTCATAGCTGCGGTCGGCCTCCACGAGTCTCACCAACTCTTCTCGAGACCCCCAATAACCGGTCGCTAAACCCGCAAGGAATGCTGCCCCTTGTGCCGTGGTCTCCAAAATCCTCGGACATTTCACGCTTACGCCTGAGACATCAGCTTGCGTCTGCATAAGCAAGGAATTCGCGGAAGCTCCACCGTCCGCCCTCAGCTCACGAAGACGATGCCCGGCATCGGTCGCCATTGCTTCCGTCACATCGCTAACTTGGTTCGCAATCCCGTCCAAAACGGCTCGGGCAATGTGCGCGACGCCACTCCCACGCGTGAGACCCATAATCGTTCCACGAGCATAAGGATCCCAATAGGGAGCTCCTAAACCGGTGAAAGCCGGCACCACAACGACTCCGTCGGAGCTCTCCACAGACCGAGCCAAGGCTTCGACCTCCTCGGCTGATTTTATAACCCCAAGTTGGTCCCTTAGCCACTGTACTGCAGAACCTCCCACAAACACACTCCCTTCCAAAGCGTACTCAACCTTTCCATCAACCTTCCACGCCACAGTGCTGAGCAATTTGTTCTTCGAGGAAGAGGGTTCGTCACCGACATTCATTAAGATGAAACAGCCAGTTCCGTAGGTGCACTTCACCATGCCGGACTTGAAGCAAAGCTGACCAAACAAAGCGGCTTGCTGGTCGCCCGCTATTCCTGAGATCGTGACACTTCTTCCCCCCGTGAGTTCGGGATCAGTAGTGGCGAATTCTCCACTCGATTCCACGATACGCGGCAAAGATGGTTTGGGAATTGAGAAGAGCTCCATTAATTCCTCGTCCCATTGGCAGGATCGCAAATCCATGAGTTGGGTCCTGCTGGCATTCGAGACGTCGGTTACATAACATCGACCTCCGCTCAGTTTCCAGATCAGCCAAGAGTCGATCGTTCCGAATCTCAAGGCCCCCTCCTCAGCGAGGACTTCCGCTTCTTCCCTGTTTTCGAGAATCCACTTCATTTTGCTGGCAGAGAAATAAGGATCCAAAACAAGGCCGGTTTTCTCTTGTATCCAAGTTTCCTTACCTTGCTTCTTTAGCTCCTCGCAAAACGCAGCGGACCTGCGATCCTGCCAGACAATGGCATTCCCAACTGGCTTCCCGTTTGTAGAATTCCAAGCGACGACAGTCTCGCGTTGATTAGTGATTCCAATAGTCGCCACCGCATCCCATCCACAACCGACTCGCGTGAGCACTCCCTCGATGGCCCTTTTTTGAGAGGCCTAAATTTCTTCAGCATCATGTTCCACCCAGCCCGCTTTCGGAAAATACTGGGGAAACTCGTATTGCTCTGACGCTACCACGCGAGCGTTCTTGTCGAATAGGATCGCACGCGAGCTGGTAGTACCTTGATCAATCGCTAGAACAAATTGCACGACGCAACGCTACCAGTTTTACGCGTGGTGAAAAGACCATAGTTAATCAACGGCAACACGCCCGAGGGGACTGTCTAGAGAAAGAGTATCCACCTTCTTGGTACTAGTACCGCAATCGTACCGCTCACGGTATTGAGCAAAACGTCTAGCTGGCTGGAATCACGGTGGGCGAGGTATCCTTGCCCCCACTCGATCATCATACTCAGAGAGAACGATGCGATTCCGACAAAAAGAAAAACCCGAAGCGAGGATCTGAAGCGACGGCGCCCCATAGAAGCGAAACAGATTCCTACCGGAATGAAACCAAGGGTATTGATCACTATGTCGCGCGTGTACTCCTCGGTAGTGAGTTGCTCCATTCGCTTGGAGTTGAAAAATTCTCGCTTAACCAATTCAAACTGATCCGGAATCGACAGGCTCAAAGGAAGCAATCCTCGTGACATATCAAAATCTAACACCGGTTTCGCAGCGGCAAAGGAATCGGTCCCATCCGCATAAAATGAGTCATATACAGCGACTCGGCGAATCTCCCCAATGAAAGGGTTTGTGCCATCCGCACTATTTCCGATGAGAAGCCGCCCGATGAACTTGTTGTCTTTGCCCAAAAGGGGAAAATCGCGACGCGATTCGACCAATTTGCCGTCCACGTATAGGTCTGTCCGGTTTAGCTCCGAGGAAAGGAAAAGGCGTTTGAAACTTTGACCATCAAACAGGTCCCGATGTCCAATTTCTGAATACCCTCTAGAAACGGCTGACCTGTCCCGGCGACTCCTTATGGCCAAGTGGTCTTGCCATTGGGATACAAGCAGTGCCGGCAGTTCGTCCTCGCCGTCGAAAAACTCCAGAAATACCGCGAGTCCGCTCCGAGCGTGGGACTTGGCTTTTAGCTCTATTTCAAGTGTAATTCCATGCCAGCTCGTCGTATCCAAAGTCTCGGCGCAAAAGGCTATGCCACGCGCGGAACGATCGCCCGCCCCGACCCCTTCGTTGAATACTAGGGCGTCTTCAGCTTGATCGTAGCGAACATCGTTGCTCGTGAAGAAGTTAAACGGCCACCAGCCAAAACAAAGAGTAACAAATACGACCACAGCCAGTACGCTGCGCCTAAAGGTCGGTTGTAGCGCCATAAGCAAACCCGCCGAACTAAGCGGGAATTTCCCCCATGACCATCGCGTTTTTGCCAGTCAGATTCATTTGGACCGGACGAAAACAACTAAACCTCGCCCCTGCAATACTTCAAATCGACCTATCCACCGCCAAAAAAGCCCGCCCCAAGGGACGGGCTGACTGGAGAGAACCCGGGTTAACGGAGATGGAGCTAGCAGAAGGACTTTCAGGAAAGTCTAAGGCTCCCCTTCAGGTCCGACTATTCGCTAAAAAACTTCGTCCAAAAGATTCTTGAAGCAGGGGTTCCCGCTGTAGTCGTACTCCATTTCTGAATCGTCATGATTGACTGGGTCGTGCACCCAGTACCTCCGCAGCGAAACAAGGTCAGCAACCGTGGAATCGACCTGAACGCTGGAACTTGGCCAATCGATGGTCATCGCACCCGCCATTTCGAAGAGATACTTGCGGGACGGAAGTCCATGCCG
It encodes the following:
- a CDS encoding GNAT family N-acetyltransferase; its protein translation is MFDIEFKKLSGDELEKVYHIDRSENVEKMYRRSGDELEAYDDQVEVSADPSFWETLLGWWRDELAEGAEAFGAFDGDTLTGIAIIKHQVREDTDQIIAMYVSAEYRLSGIARSLYFELEDSAKASGAKKLIVSTTPTGSAVGFYQSQGFQFDAGSSCSLDQNEEHEIPMVKRLKN
- a CDS encoding DNA topoisomerase IV subunit B, whose protein sequence is MAESNYTESSIKSLSPREHIRLRPGMYIGKLGDGSSPDDGIYVLIKEIIDNSIDEHTSGHGKRIDVTIQGDTVTVRDYGRGIPLGKVVACVSEINTGAKYDSETFQKSVGLNGVGTKAVNFLSESFIAAAFREGKTKRATFETGELTKESRQVKTEENNGTYVEFVPDRTIFKNYKFRLEYVEAMLWNYAYLNTGLVLSLNGETYKSENGLKDLLEDNLSGDILYPIIHLKGDDIEVALTHGTHYGEDYFSFVNGQHTTMGGTHLAAFREAVVKTVREFFNKNYDPADIRTSIVSAISIRIQEPVFESQTKTKLGSQNVSPKGQSIRNFVNTFIKKELDDHLHKYPETAKAIQQKIVASEKERKELSGIRKLAREKAKKVNLHNKKLRDCRAHFNTKHKQGDDATLFIVEGDSAGGSITKTRDVNTQAVFSLKGKPLNAFGLSKKIVYQNDEFNCLQSALDIEDGLDTLRYNKVVIATDADVDGMHIRMLLLTFFLQFFPDLVRSGHLYILQTPLFRVRNKKNTVYCYNEAEKDQALKNLGKTAEITRFKGLGEASPDEFATFIGKDMKLDPVTMAHLHNIDELLSFYMGKNTPKRQEFIIDNLHIEKDLVEEAAS
- a CDS encoding MBL fold metallo-hydrolase, which codes for MILPVEDEFSDILSKAQKGQGISTAALAEQCGVDENEIRAARRGVFDEAVIKTLGKALHLNVPALVEIGKGSWRPREQGQIKGFALVTSPFHQWLVNSFLVWDSETKRAIAFDTGSVSLPMIEFMESKGLSLDALILTHAHWDHYEGAPDLKKRWPEARVFMGRKDQDIPFKTEAMDEGFSYNCDSIKVTAFDTPGHTVGGMSFRVEGLEQPLAIVGDALFAGSMGGANTSYEDAIRSLERILSLDETTVLAPGHGPLTSVAEERQMNCFAASSLPWNSSEI
- the gcvT gene encoding glycine cleavage system aminomethyltransferase GcvT — encoded protein: MSNMSETQRTPLYDFNVAHGGRMVDFAGWEMPVQYESIVEEHKSTRAAAGLFDVSHMGEATVEGPEAEAFLNYVLTNDVSTMDDGKALYSLMCYPSGGVVDDLLVYRKGLNRYLLCLNAANVAKDVAWLQSEAAKFDVAVTNVSSEYGLIALQGPKAFSILSELASVDLSSLGYYRFVEGKVAGFDCLISRTGYTGEVGVELFVSTSDTAALAEALLEKGKPQGLVLAGLGARDSLRLEAGYSLYGHEIDDEIGPVEANLMWTVSLKKAGDFIGKEAIKTKRSDGPAKKVVFFKTGGRRIARPGTDIVLDGAKVGTVVSGTFSPILNEAIGSALVDASVAKSDSLAVDLRGKSFPIERTKPPFLPLNPQA